Proteins from a single region of Pseudomonas ekonensis:
- a CDS encoding DUF2059 domain-containing protein: MTRLRAICTAVALVCASGQVLADTASHNASAEAFLTLAHADKLGTPVYMQVQQMFAQRFEQTKAPESKKAVLETYQAKANAALDQAIGWNKLKPDMVKLYTSNFSESELKDLVAFYQSPLGKKVLEKMPQLTQQSAQMTQAKLESAVPVVNKLLDDMTNELAPKGAAPAKKKP, from the coding sequence ATGACTCGTCTTCGTGCCATCTGTACCGCGGTTGCCCTGGTCTGCGCCAGCGGCCAGGTGCTTGCCGACACCGCCAGCCACAACGCCAGTGCCGAAGCTTTCCTGACCCTGGCGCACGCCGACAAGCTGGGCACTCCGGTGTACATGCAAGTGCAGCAGATGTTCGCCCAGCGCTTTGAACAGACCAAGGCGCCGGAATCCAAGAAAGCCGTGCTGGAGACCTACCAGGCCAAGGCCAACGCCGCCCTGGATCAGGCCATCGGCTGGAACAAGCTGAAGCCGGACATGGTCAAGCTCTACACCAGCAACTTCAGCGAATCCGAACTCAAGGACCTGGTGGCGTTCTACCAGTCGCCGCTGGGCAAGAAAGTCCTGGAAAAGATGCCGCAACTGACCCAGCAATCGGCCCAGATGACCCAGGCCAAGCTGGAAAGCGCCGTGCCGGTGGTCAACAAGCTGCTGGACGACATGACCAACGAGCTGGCCCCGAAAGGCGCGGCGCCGGCCAAGAAAAAGCCGTAA
- a CDS encoding BolA family protein: MTMQQRIESTLALLQPEHLQVLDESHMHSRGLQTHFKAVVVSAQFEGLNRVKRHQKVYGTLGELMGEFHALALHTYTPQEWAEVGAAPASPTCAGGH, encoded by the coding sequence ATGACCATGCAACAACGCATCGAATCGACGCTGGCCCTGCTTCAGCCTGAACACCTGCAGGTGCTGGACGAAAGCCACATGCACAGCCGCGGCCTGCAGACCCACTTCAAGGCTGTGGTGGTCAGCGCCCAGTTCGAGGGCCTGAACCGGGTCAAGCGCCACCAGAAGGTCTACGGCACGCTCGGCGAGCTGATGGGCGAGTTCCATGCGTTGGCGCTGCACACCTACACCCCGCAGGAATGGGCAGAGGTCGGGGCCGCCCCGGCGTCGCCGACCTGTGCAGGGGGGCATTGA
- the trhO gene encoding oxygen-dependent tRNA uridine(34) hydroxylase TrhO — MTQPIVVAALYKFVTLENYVDLREPLLKAMLDNGIKGTLLIAEEGINGTVSGSREGIDGLLAWLRDDPRMVDIDHKESYCDEQPFYRTKVKLKKEIVTLGVPGVDPNKKVGTYVEPQDWNALISDPEVLLIDTRNDYEVSIGTFEGAIDPKTTTFREFPEYIKAHFDPAVHKKVAMFCTGGIRCEKASSYMLGEGFEEVYHLKGGILKYLEEVPQEETKWQGDCFVFDNRVTVRHDLSEGDYDQCHACRNPVSVEDRASEHYVAGISCPHCWDTLSEKTRRSAIDRQKQIELAKARNMPHPIGYNYKQASTEA; from the coding sequence ATGACACAACCGATTGTCGTGGCGGCACTGTATAAGTTCGTCACCCTCGAAAATTACGTCGACCTGCGCGAGCCGCTGCTCAAGGCCATGCTCGACAACGGCATCAAAGGCACCCTGCTGATCGCCGAGGAAGGCATCAACGGCACCGTGTCCGGCAGCCGTGAAGGCATCGACGGGCTGCTGGCCTGGCTGCGCGACGACCCGCGCATGGTCGACATCGACCACAAAGAGTCGTACTGCGACGAGCAGCCGTTCTACCGCACCAAGGTCAAGCTCAAGAAAGAGATCGTGACCCTGGGCGTCCCGGGCGTCGACCCGAACAAGAAGGTCGGCACCTACGTCGAGCCGCAGGACTGGAACGCGCTGATCAGCGACCCCGAGGTGCTGCTGATCGACACCCGCAACGACTACGAAGTGTCGATCGGCACCTTCGAAGGCGCCATCGACCCGAAGACCACGACCTTCCGCGAGTTCCCGGAGTACATCAAGGCGCATTTCGACCCGGCCGTGCACAAGAAGGTCGCGATGTTCTGCACCGGCGGCATCCGCTGCGAGAAGGCCTCGAGCTACATGCTGGGCGAAGGCTTCGAAGAGGTCTACCACCTCAAGGGCGGGATCCTGAAGTACCTCGAAGAGGTGCCGCAGGAAGAGACCAAGTGGCAGGGCGACTGCTTTGTGTTCGACAACCGCGTCACCGTGCGCCATGACCTGAGCGAAGGCGACTACGACCAGTGCCACGCCTGCCGCAACCCGGTGAGCGTCGAGGATCGCGCCTCCGAGCACTACGTGGCCGGGATCAGTTGCCCGCACTGCTGGGACACCCTCAGCGAGAAGACCCGCCGCAGCGCCATCGACCGGCAAAAGCAGATCGAACTGGCCAAGGCGCGCAACATGCCGCACCCGATCGGCTACAACTATAAGCAAGCATCCACCGAGGCCTGA
- a CDS encoding DsbA family protein — MCSWCWGFAPVAKALVEQAQAAGVELHLVVGGLRTGSGAALEPTTRRYILEHWHAVAEATGQPFRFEGALPDGFVYDTEPACRAIVTARSLAPDCAWTLLGLIQHAFYAEGRDVTHASVLVELAERAGVPRIEFAEAFDRAEQHAATAADFSWVQDLGIAGFPTLLAERNGQLALLTNGYQPLGELSPLLGRWLERAACV, encoded by the coding sequence ATGTGTTCCTGGTGCTGGGGGTTCGCTCCGGTGGCCAAGGCCCTGGTCGAGCAGGCGCAGGCAGCGGGGGTGGAGCTGCACCTGGTGGTCGGCGGTTTGCGCACCGGCAGCGGTGCGGCGCTGGAGCCGACCACCCGGCGCTACATCCTTGAGCATTGGCACGCGGTCGCCGAGGCCACCGGCCAGCCGTTCCGCTTTGAGGGCGCGTTGCCCGACGGTTTCGTCTACGACACCGAGCCTGCCTGCCGCGCCATCGTCACCGCGCGCAGCCTGGCGCCGGACTGCGCGTGGACACTGCTGGGCCTGATCCAGCACGCGTTCTACGCCGAAGGCCGCGACGTCACCCACGCCAGCGTGCTGGTGGAACTGGCGGAGCGGGCCGGCGTGCCGCGCATCGAGTTCGCCGAAGCCTTCGACCGCGCCGAGCAGCACGCGGCCACCGCCGCCGATTTCAGTTGGGTGCAGGACCTGGGCATCGCCGGATTCCCGACTCTGCTGGCCGAGCGCAACGGTCAGCTGGCGTTGCTGACCAACGGTTATCAGCCGTTGGGCGAACTGTCGCCGTTGCTCGGCCGATGGCTGGAGCGCGCCGCCTGTGTCTGA
- a CDS encoding ABC transporter ATP-binding protein, translating to MSDPADDTPAVKRVDRLSWAEVRRLALHHKKSLWIANGVAVLATLCSVPIPLLLPLLVDEVLLGHGDAALKVMNHVLPSMWQQAAGYIGLMLLVTLTLRCSALCFGVLQARLFARLAKDIVYRIRIRLIERLKRISLGEYESLGSGTVTTHLVTDLDTLDKFVGETLSRFLVAMLTLVGTASILVWMHWKLALLILLFNPLVIYATVQLGKRVKHLKKLENDSTSRFTQALSETLDAIQEVRAGNRQGFFLGRLGLRAQEVRNYAVNSQWKTDASNRASGLLFQFGIDIFRAAAMLTVLFSDLSIGQMLAVFSYLWFMIGPVEQLLNLQYAYYAAGGALSRINELLARADEPQYPGGLDPFKGRETVGIQVQGLSFGYGDELVLDRLDLSIAPGEKVAIVGASGGGKSTLVQLLLGLYTPLAGTIRFGGCSQQDIGLDTVRENVAVVLQHPALFNDTVRANLTMGRTRSDEACWQALAIAQLEPAIRALPDGLDSIVGRAGVRLSGGQRQRLAIARMILAEPKVVILDEATSALDAATEYNLHQALARFLNGRTTLIIAHRLSAVKQADRVLVFDGGQVAEDGDHQQLIADGGLYARLYGHLQQH from the coding sequence GTGTCTGACCCGGCCGATGACACGCCAGCCGTCAAGCGTGTCGACCGGCTGAGCTGGGCGGAAGTCCGGCGACTGGCGCTGCATCACAAGAAATCCCTGTGGATCGCCAACGGCGTGGCTGTGCTGGCGACGCTGTGCAGCGTGCCGATCCCGTTGCTGTTGCCGCTGCTGGTGGACGAAGTCCTGCTGGGCCATGGCGACGCCGCGCTCAAGGTCATGAACCACGTGCTGCCGTCGATGTGGCAGCAGGCGGCCGGCTATATCGGCCTGATGCTGCTGGTGACCCTGACCCTGCGCTGCAGCGCCCTGTGCTTCGGCGTGCTGCAGGCCCGGCTGTTCGCGCGGCTGGCCAAGGACATCGTCTACCGCATCCGGATCCGCCTGATCGAGCGCCTCAAGCGCATCTCCCTCGGCGAATACGAAAGCCTGGGCAGCGGCACGGTGACCACGCACCTGGTCACCGACCTGGACACCCTCGACAAATTCGTCGGCGAAACCCTCAGCCGTTTCCTGGTGGCGATGCTGACTCTGGTGGGCACCGCCAGCATCCTGGTGTGGATGCACTGGAAGCTGGCGCTGCTGATCCTGCTGTTCAACCCGTTGGTGATCTACGCCACCGTGCAGTTGGGCAAGCGGGTCAAGCACCTGAAGAAACTGGAGAACGACAGCACTTCGCGCTTCACCCAGGCGCTGAGCGAGACCCTCGACGCGATCCAGGAAGTGCGCGCCGGCAACCGCCAGGGCTTCTTCCTCGGGCGCCTCGGCCTGCGGGCCCAGGAGGTGCGCAATTACGCGGTCAACTCGCAGTGGAAGACCGACGCCTCCAACCGGGCCAGCGGCCTGCTGTTCCAGTTCGGCATCGATATCTTCCGCGCGGCGGCGATGCTCACGGTGCTGTTCTCGGACCTGTCCATCGGCCAGATGCTCGCGGTGTTCAGCTACCTGTGGTTCATGATCGGCCCGGTCGAGCAGTTGCTGAACCTGCAATATGCCTACTATGCGGCGGGCGGCGCGCTGTCGCGGATCAACGAACTGCTGGCCCGCGCCGACGAGCCGCAGTACCCCGGCGGCCTCGACCCGTTCAAGGGCCGCGAGACGGTCGGCATCCAGGTGCAGGGGCTGAGCTTCGGTTACGGCGACGAGCTGGTGCTGGATCGGTTGGACCTGTCCATCGCCCCCGGCGAGAAGGTGGCCATCGTCGGCGCCAGCGGCGGCGGCAAGAGCACCCTGGTGCAACTGCTGCTGGGGCTGTACACGCCCTTGGCCGGCACCATCCGCTTCGGCGGCTGCAGCCAGCAGGACATTGGCCTGGACACGGTGCGGGAGAACGTCGCGGTGGTGCTGCAGCACCCGGCGCTGTTCAACGACACCGTGCGGGCCAACCTGACCATGGGCCGCACCCGCAGCGACGAAGCCTGCTGGCAGGCGCTGGCGATCGCCCAGCTCGAACCCGCCATCCGCGCGCTGCCCGACGGACTGGACAGCATCGTCGGCCGCGCCGGCGTGCGCCTGTCGGGCGGCCAGCGCCAGCGCCTGGCGATTGCGCGGATGATCCTGGCCGAACCGAAAGTGGTGATCCTCGACGAAGCCACCTCGGCCCTCGACGCCGCCACCGAGTACAACCTGCACCAGGCCCTGGCGCGGTTCCTCAACGGCCGCACCACCCTGATCATCGCCCATCGCCTGTCGGCGGTGAAACAGGCCGACCGGGTGCTGGTGTTCGACGGCGGGCAGGTGGCCGAAGACGGCGACCACCAGCAACTCATTGCCGACGGCGGGCTGTACGCCAGGCTCTATGGGCACCTGCAACAGCATTGA